In Ignavibacteria bacterium, the genomic window TTTCTTGACAAGAGAATTCTTCTTTCTGCCATTCATCCAATCGCTTTCGAAGTCCAAATTGTGAATGTCATCACCGAGCGATTCAAAGTTACTTTGTTTTAATCCCGTGCCGCTTCTTATTGCTGTACTTCCATCTTTGAACTTGATCCCTAAAGATTCTTCACCATCGCAAATCGCACCAAGTCTCTCGGCAAATTTATCTTTTAATTCAAGAGTATTTCGCTTGAGTTCCTTATCAAGATTTTCGAGTGCTTTCTTCTCTTCCTTTTTACCTTCGGCATCTTTTCGTTTTCTGCTGAATAATTTAGTTGCAACCACCACACCTTTCATACCAGGATTCGCTCTCAGCGATGCATCTTTTACGTCACCAGCTTTATCACCGAAAATCGCCTTTAATAATTTTTCTTCTGGTGTTGGATCCGTTTCACCCTTTGGAGTAATTTTCCCGATTAATATATCATTTTCTTTTACTTCAACACCGACACGGATGATACCATTTTCGTCTAGATCTTTTGTTGCATCTTCACTAACATTTGGGATTTCGCGAGTAAGCTCTTCTTCGCCACGTTTTGTTTCTCGTACTTGGAGTTCGAACTCCTCAATATGAATTGAGGTGTAAACATCATCTGCAACGAGACGTTCATTCACGATAATAGCATCCTCGAAATTATATCCTCTCCAAGGCATATATGCGACTAGAACATTTCTTCCTAAAGCAAGTTCACCTTGCTCGGTACCGAAACCATCGGCCAATACTGCACCTTTCTCGAATTTTGAACCTTCTAGTACAATTGGTTTCTGGTTTAAACATGTGTCTTGATTTGTCCGCTGGAATTTAGTCAGATCATAATTAACAATGTTCTTTTCATGGAATGAAGTTAATTTTTCATCTTCCGTCATATCGTATTCAACAGTAATGTGAGTTGAATCACACGAAAGCACAACACCACTCGTTTCAGCAACTATCATCGCACGAGAGTCTAAAGCAACTTTATGTTCCATTCCTGTTCCGACAAGCGGAGATTTTGGTGAGAATAATGGAACCGCTTGACGCTGCATGTTGCTGCCCATAAGTGCACGGTTAGCATCATCATGCTCAAGAAATGGAATCAGTGCAGCAGCCGGACTTACAATCTGACTTGGAGCAACATCCATATAATCAATGTTTGCTGGTTCAGTATCAGGAAAATCTCCCTTAAATCTTGATTTCACTCTTTCATTTACAAATTTGCTTTTTTCATCGAGTACAGCATTTGCCTGCGCAATTGTAACTTCATCTTCTCTCTCGGCAGTAAGGTATTCTACTTCGTCGGTTGCCTGGTTCTTTGCAACTTTTCTGTAGGGAGTTTCAATGAAACCAAATCTGTTTATTCTAGAGTAAATGCAAAGTGATGAGATTAATCCAATGTTTGGACCTTCGGGAGTTTCGATTGGACATAATCGTCCATAATGAGTGTAGTGAACGTCACGAACTTCGAATCCTGCCCGCTCTCTTGTAAGACCACCTGGTCCTAAAGCACTCAACCTTCTCTTATGAGTCAACTCGGCGAGTGGATTAGTTTGATCTAAGAATTGTGATAATTGATTTGTACCAAAGAACGCATTAACCACGCTTGAAATCGTTCTTGCATTGACTAAATCCTGAGGAGTGAAGTTTTCGGATTCGCGTAAGTTCATTCTTTCTTTGATCGTTCTTGCAAGACGTGCAAATGCTACATTAAATTGAGAAGTTAATTGCTCACCAACAGTTCTGACTCTACGATTTCCTAAATGATCAATATCATCGACAGAACGTTTTTGGTCTTTAAGCTCAATTAAATATTTGATAATAGTATGAATATCTTCTTTTGTTAGAATTGTAATGTCGCCTGGCACAGTCAATCCAAGCTTTGTGTTCATTCTGTGACGACCAACTTCTCCAAGATCATATCTCTTTGGATTGAAAAACAATTTATCGATCAATCCGCGGGCTGTTTCTAAATCCGGCGCTTCTGTTGAACGCAGTTGTTTATAAATTGCTTCAAGAGCTTCATCTTCGCTTCTTGAAATATCTTTACCGAGAGTATTAATAATGATATGCCCATCAATCGGCTGATCATCTTTAATAAATTTGATCGCTTTGATTCCTGCTTTCTTTGCTCTCTTGAGAGCTTCTTCAGTAAATTCAGAATCTTTGAAAGCAAAAATTTCACCAGTTGAGAAATCGATTAAATCGTTTCCTAATTTTTTACCAATGAATTTTTTTATGTCACTCTTATCTACATCAACTTCGTCGGCCAATTCAAAAAGTTCGAGTATCTGTTCATCAGAGGAATATCCAAGTGCGCGTAATAACGTAGTAGCTGGAAACTTTTTTCGACGGTCGATATAGACATACATTACATTCTGAATATCCGTCGCGAATTCAACCCAAGAACCTCTAAAAGGAATTATTCGAGCTGTGTAAATCATCGTACCATTTGGATGGCGTGATTCAGCGAATACTACTCCAGGTGAACGGTGCAGCTGACTAACGATAGTTCTCTCGGCACCATTTATAATGAAGGTTCCTTTCTCTGTCATAAAAGGAAGATTTCCAAGATACACACCTTGTTCAATAGACTCGGCAAATTCTTGCGAATCCAAATCCTTGATCGACAGCCTAAGTTTTGCTTTTAATGGACAGGCAAAAGTCAATCCACGTTCTTGGCATTCAGTGATAGTGAATCTTGGTTTCTCAAGATAGTATTCAACAAAATCTAATTTGAAATTCTCGCGGGTATCGTAAATAGGAAAGTTCGCAAGAAAAACACTCTGTAAGCCTTTATTTTCTCTCCCAGTTGGAGGAATGTTAGCTTGTAAAAAATCTTCGTATGAACTTAATTGTACCGCAAGTAAATCAGGAGTATCAATAACCGGTTTGATCTTCGAGAATGATATTCGTTCTGACAATTTAATTCTCCATTAACTTGATAAAATATTGTATTTCATATAAACGCAATAAAACGGAAAAATGATGAGTCGATTTTTCAACTCATCACTTCCCGTTTTAGTAAA contains:
- the rpoB gene encoding DNA-directed RNA polymerase subunit beta → MKLSERISFSKIKPVIDTPDLLAVQLSSYEDFLQANIPPTGRENKGLQSVFLANFPIYDTRENFKLDFVEYYLEKPRFTITECQERGLTFACPLKAKLRLSIKDLDSQEFAESIEQGVYLGNLPFMTEKGTFIINGAERTIVSQLHRSPGVVFAESRHPNGTMIYTARIIPFRGSWVEFATDIQNVMYVYIDRRKKFPATTLLRALGYSSDEQILELFELADEVDVDKSDIKKFIGKKLGNDLIDFSTGEIFAFKDSEFTEEALKRAKKAGIKAIKFIKDDQPIDGHIIINTLGKDISRSEDEALEAIYKQLRSTEAPDLETARGLIDKLFFNPKRYDLGEVGRHRMNTKLGLTVPGDITILTKEDIHTIIKYLIELKDQKRSVDDIDHLGNRRVRTVGEQLTSQFNVAFARLARTIKERMNLRESENFTPQDLVNARTISSVVNAFFGTNQLSQFLDQTNPLAELTHKRRLSALGPGGLTRERAGFEVRDVHYTHYGRLCPIETPEGPNIGLISSLCIYSRINRFGFIETPYRKVAKNQATDEVEYLTAEREDEVTIAQANAVLDEKSKFVNERVKSRFKGDFPDTEPANIDYMDVAPSQIVSPAAALIPFLEHDDANRALMGSNMQRQAVPLFSPKSPLVGTGMEHKVALDSRAMIVAETSGVVLSCDSTHITVEYDMTEDEKLTSFHEKNIVNYDLTKFQRTNQDTCLNQKPIVLEGSKFEKGAVLADGFGTEQGELALGRNVLVAYMPWRGYNFEDAIIVNERLVADDVYTSIHIEEFELQVRETKRGEEELTREIPNVSEDATKDLDENGIIRVGVEVKENDILIGKITPKGETDPTPEEKLLKAIFGDKAGDVKDASLRANPGMKGVVVATKLFSRKRKDAEGKKEEKKALENLDKELKRNTLELKDKFAERLGAICDGEESLGIKFKDGSTAIRSGTGLKQSNFESLGDDIHNLDFESDWMNGRKKNSLVKKLYQNYKIKLEEVEEIYKRQKAKIQTGDELPPGIVQLAKVFVAKKRKISVGDKMAGRHGNKGVIAKVVPSEDMPYTPEGQSVDIILNPLGVPSRMNLGQLYECALGLVAQKLGVKFATHIFDGAKWEDIQGFMNKAEVNANTTLYDGRSGEAFDRPVTVGVIYMMKLSHLVDDKLHARSIGPYSLITQQPLGGKAQFGGQRFGEMEVWALEAYGAANTLQEILTVKSDDVIGRAKIYEAIVKGENLTEASIPESFNVLTRELQGLCLEFNVEHE